The genomic window AGCATGGCGTCGAGCAGACGGCGGTTGACGCCCCGCATGAAGAAGACCGTGGCCGCCCCCGCCGCCGTCACTCCCCAGGTGAAGAGCGTGGCCAGAAAAGCGAGCGCGACCGGGTTCATCCCCTCGATGGTTTCGCCGACGGGCAGGTTCATACCCCGATTATCGTTCCATCCGGGGGCGACGGCAAGGACGGAACCGGGCCGGGGGCGGCGGGCATGCGTTCCCGCAGTTGACCGTAGCGGCTAAAGCCGTTATCATTTTTTTATCAATTCAACGCTTCACAAGGAGCGCCGGCGATGAACGTATCGGTATCGTCACTGGTTGTGCTTTTCCTCGCGCTCGGCCTGTCCTCGACCGCCCCGGCGGAAGAAAAACTCCCTCTGGTCTGGGTCGTATCCACCGGAGGGACCATAGCCGAAAAGATAGACCCCGCCACGGGGGCGGCGGTACCGGCCGTTACCGGAGACGCCCTGATCGAAGCGGTTCCGGGGCTGGAAAAGGTGGCGCGGATCGAGGTCTTCGAGCTCTGCGACATCGACAGCTCGCAGATGACCCCGGAGATCTGGCGCAAGCTGGCGCTGAAAGTCGACGAACTGCTGGCCGACCGGGAGACCCGGGGAGTGGTCGTCACCCACGGCACCGACACCATGGCCGAGGGCGCTTTCTTCCTGGAACTGACGGTGACCTCCCGAAAACCCGTCGTTTTCGTGGGGGCCATGCGCAACTCTTCCGACCTCAGCCCGGACGGCCCCGCCAACATCATGAACGCCGTCCGCCAGGTCTGTTCGGACGCCGCCGCCAACTGGGGGGTGACGGTCACCCTCAACGACTACGTCAACAGCGCCTGGCACGTCAAAAAGACCCATTCCACCAACCCCCAGACCTTCGAATCGGGGCCCTACGGATACCTGGGCTGCATCATCATGGACCGGGTCCTGCGTTACCGGGACCAGGGGCGTTACCTCAAGTTCCCCATCCCCGACCGGTTGCCCCGGGTGGACGCGCTCACCACCTTCGCCGGCGACGACGGGTCCCTGGTGCGGGCCGCCGTGGCCGCGGGCGCCCGGGGGCTGGTGGTGGAGGGGGTCGGCTCCGGGAACGTCAACGCCGAGGTCAGGAACGCCGTTAAAGAGGCCCTGGACAAAGGCATCCCGGTGGTCATAACCACCCGGGTCGAGTGGGGGGGAGTATTCCCGGCGTACGGGGACCAGGGCGGAGGGGCCGACCTGGAGAAGATCGGGGCGGTGCTCGGCGGCCAGATCGACACCTTCAAGGCCAGGCTGCTGCTCATGCTGGCGATGGCCCAACCCGACTTCACCCGGGAAAAGCTGAAGGTTTATTGCAACTATTGACCAGCTCGCGGGCCGAACCGGCCGCGGGGGCCGAACTCAAGAAAAACGGAATCGCAACCGGGAGGCGGACCATGGACAGATCGCGCATCGAAAAAAAGTACGAAGCCCTGAGCCCGTTCGAGCTCAAGGACAAGCTCATCTCCATGGCGCAGAACAAGCGCATAAAAATGATGCTCAACGCCGGGAGAGGAAATCCCAACTGGGTGGCGACCCAGCCCCGGGAAGCATATTTTCTCCTGGGTTCGTTCGCCCTGGAGGAGGCCCGCCGGGTCTTCAGCCGCCCCGGACTGGCGGGCGCCCCCGACGCGGCGGGGATGGGCGAGCGTTTCCGGAATTTCTGCGCCATCCGCGCCGAACAGCGGGGGGCCCAGTTTCTCGCCGACGCCTACGCTTACGTCACCGGGCCGCTGGGCCTGGACGGCGATTCCTTCATCGGGGAGATGGTCGACGCCATCCTCGGGGACCACTACCCCACCCCGGACCGGGTCCTGAAGAACACCGAAAAGATCGTGCAGGCCTACCTCAACGTAACCATGTGCGCCGACGATCCCCCGGAAGGGACCATGGACCTTTTCGTCACCGAGGGGGGAACCGCGGCCATGACCTACGTCTTCAACACCCTCAAGGAAAACGGCCTGATCCACCCGGGGGACAAGATCGCCCTGGGCACCCCCATCTTCACCCCCTACCTGGAAATTCCCGTTCTCAACGATTACCAGCTCGTGGTCGTCGACGTCGAACAGGACGAGGACGACAACTGGCAGTATTCCGACAGCGAGTTGGACAAGCTGGCCGATCCCTCGGTCAAGGCCTTTTTCATCGTCAACCCCTCCAACCCCTCCTCGGTGAGCATCGCCGAAGAGTCCCTGGAGAAGCTGGCGAAAATCGTCGAGAAGAAGAACCGGGACCTCATCATCCTCACCGACGACGTCTACGGCACCTTCGTCAACGGCTTCAAGTCGCTGGCGGCCATCGCCCCCAAGAACACCATCCTGGTCTACTCCTACTCCAAGTACTTCGGCGCCACCGGCTGGAGGCTGGGGGTCATCGGAGTCTACCAGGACAACGTCATGGACGAGATGATCGCCCGCCTGCCGGCGGCGAAAAAAGCGGAGCTCGACGAACGCTACAAGACCATTTCCACCGACCCCGCCTCCCTGAAGCTGATCGACCGGATGGTCGCCGACAGCAGGGCGGTGGCGCTCAACCACACCGCCGGCCTTTCCACCCCCCAACAGGCGATGATGGTCCTGTTCTCCCTCCAGGAGCTGCTCGACTGCGACAGCCACCTTTACAAGAAAGAAGCCCAGGACCTGGTCCACGAACGCTACGAGACCCTCTACAGCGCCCTGGGCACGACCGGGACGGAGCTCCCCTGCTACGCCTGCTACTACACCACCATCGATATCCGCAAACTGGCCCGGGAGCGCTACGGGGAAGAATTCGGGGTATGGATGGAGAAAGCCCACGAACCGATCGACTTCGTCTGGAGGCTGGCCCAGGAGAAAGGGATCGTGCTCATGGACGGCGGCGGGTTCGCCGCGCCGGAGATGTCGGTCCGCGTCTCCCTGGCCAACCTCTTCAAAAAGGATTACGAGATGATCGGCAAGGGGATCAGCGAACTGCTCGCCCAGTACCAGAAGGAATGGAAAGCATCCAAATAAGCGCCCGCCGTGGTTGAGGCCCGAACCGCCGGAAGGGGGAACGCTCCGGCCCGGGCATGATGGGAGGTGACCAGATGCACGACGTTATCGGCTCGGTTTTCGGCTTTCTCAGAAGCAACCCGTCCATCCTGCTCTTCGCGGCGCTGGCCGGCGGATACGCTCTGGGAAAGGTCAAATTCGGAAAGACTTTTTCCCTGGGGGCCACGACCAGCGTCCTGCTGACTGCGATCGTCCTGGGAGCGGTCGTCTTCCGCCACCACCACGAGAACCTCGACCTGGGCCTGATCAAAACCGTCTCCTTCGGGTTTTTCATCTTCGCCATCGGCTATAAGGTCGGACCCGATTTCATCGGCGGCCTCAAGCGCGGAGGGGTCAAGTACGTGGGAGTCGCGGTCTTCTTCTGCGTGGCCGCGCTCCTATGCGCCCTCCTCCTGGCCAAGGCGTTCGGGCTCAACCGGGGGTACGCCGGCGGGCTGGTGGGTGGAGCCCTCACCCAGTCCTCGGTCATCGGGACGGCGGACGGCGCCATTCAGCATCTAAAAGGAGAACCGCTCACTTCCGAGCTGAACCTGAAATCGGACGTCGCCGTCGCCTACGCCGTCACCTACGTCTTCGGTACCGCCGGGCTGATCATCCTCCTCAAGGTCCTGGGCAAGGTCTGGCGGATCGACCTGCCCGCGGCCGCCAAAAAGGCGGAAGGGGAACTGGGGTCGGTCCGGGCCCAGGATTCGGTGGAAGCCTTCCACTGGTCCAACCTGATCGAGCCCCGCGCCTACCGGGTCGAGGAACCGGGCGTGATCGGGAAAACCGTCCGGGCGATCGAGGACGCCTGCGAGGAGGGAGCCTACCACCAGGGATACGTCTCCATCGACCGGATCAAGCGCGGAGACACCGTGATCGAAGACGTCCCGGGAGACACGGTCCTGGAGAAAGGGGACATCGTCGTCCTCACCGGACTGCGCAGCGCACTCTTCGGCACCTGGCAACGCTTCGGGCCGGAGGTAGA from bacterium includes these protein-coding regions:
- a CDS encoding asparaginase — its product is MNVSVSSLVVLFLALGLSSTAPAEEKLPLVWVVSTGGTIAEKIDPATGAAVPAVTGDALIEAVPGLEKVARIEVFELCDIDSSQMTPEIWRKLALKVDELLADRETRGVVVTHGTDTMAEGAFFLELTVTSRKPVVFVGAMRNSSDLSPDGPANIMNAVRQVCSDAAANWGVTVTLNDYVNSAWHVKKTHSTNPQTFESGPYGYLGCIIMDRVLRYRDQGRYLKFPIPDRLPRVDALTTFAGDDGSLVRAAVAAGARGLVVEGVGSGNVNAEVRNAVKEALDKGIPVVITTRVEWGGVFPAYGDQGGGADLEKIGAVLGGQIDTFKARLLLMLAMAQPDFTREKLKVYCNY
- a CDS encoding bifunctional aspartate transaminase/aspartate 4-decarboxylase produces the protein MDRSRIEKKYEALSPFELKDKLISMAQNKRIKMMLNAGRGNPNWVATQPREAYFLLGSFALEEARRVFSRPGLAGAPDAAGMGERFRNFCAIRAEQRGAQFLADAYAYVTGPLGLDGDSFIGEMVDAILGDHYPTPDRVLKNTEKIVQAYLNVTMCADDPPEGTMDLFVTEGGTAAMTYVFNTLKENGLIHPGDKIALGTPIFTPYLEIPVLNDYQLVVVDVEQDEDDNWQYSDSELDKLADPSVKAFFIVNPSNPSSVSIAEESLEKLAKIVEKKNRDLIILTDDVYGTFVNGFKSLAAIAPKNTILVYSYSKYFGATGWRLGVIGVYQDNVMDEMIARLPAAKKAELDERYKTISTDPASLKLIDRMVADSRAVALNHTAGLSTPQQAMMVLFSLQELLDCDSHLYKKEAQDLVHERYETLYSALGTTGTELPCYACYYTTIDIRKLARERYGEEFGVWMEKAHEPIDFVWRLAQEKGIVLMDGGGFAAPEMSVRVSLANLFKKDYEMIGKGISELLAQYQKEWKASK
- the aspT gene encoding aspartate-alanine antiporter — encoded protein: MHDVIGSVFGFLRSNPSILLFAALAGGYALGKVKFGKTFSLGATTSVLLTAIVLGAVVFRHHHENLDLGLIKTVSFGFFIFAIGYKVGPDFIGGLKRGGVKYVGVAVFFCVAALLCALLLAKAFGLNRGYAGGLVGGALTQSSVIGTADGAIQHLKGEPLTSELNLKSDVAVAYAVTYVFGTAGLIILLKVLGKVWRIDLPAAAKKAEGELGSVRAQDSVEAFHWSNLIEPRAYRVEEPGVIGKTVRAIEDACEEGAYHQGYVSIDRIKRGDTVIEDVPGDTVLEKGDIVVLTGLRSALFGTWQRFGPEVDDDLVREMLGEILPICLTNKELSGETFDRIFRDHGHGCYVRSITRQGHELPLGPNLKLYRGDVINVIGDRPDVERLVGVLGYAERQTQVTDLVMVGIGLILGTLLGLVAFNVGGVPITLGVGGGVLVSGLFFGWLRSIKPTWGYIPTPTVWIFTDLGLNFFIACVGISAGPKALEALEQAGINIFLAGVCLTSLPHLLTWIFGLYLLKLNPVLLLGAMTGAGTCTAALNSVKDDAGSAVPVIGYTVPYAIGNVLLTVWGALIVSLI